A stretch of Carnobacteriaceae bacterium zg-C25 DNA encodes these proteins:
- the fabK gene encoding enoyl-[acyl-carrier-protein] reductase FabK: MQNTICNLLGIQYPIFQGAMAWVADANLASAVSNAGGLGIIGTGHDPADVVRQKIEETKAKTNNVFGVNIMLLNPHVEDVIDVICESGVKVVTTGAGSPGKYMEKFKAFGITVIPVVASVALAKRMEKDGAHAIIVEGMEAGGHIGKTTTMALLPQVVDAVSIPVIAAGGIGDGRGMAAALMMGASAIQIGTRFIVAKECHAHDNFKQAVIKAKDIDTVITGQITGHPVRVLRNKLTRTYLQAEKEETSKASPDFARLEALGKGALRRAVIDGDKDNGSMMAGQIAGLIHKEQTCAEILEEMVNECRQVILEKAALWSH, encoded by the coding sequence ATGCAAAACACAATTTGTAATTTATTAGGTATCCAATACCCGATTTTTCAAGGTGCAATGGCATGGGTAGCAGACGCAAATTTAGCCAGTGCTGTATCCAACGCCGGTGGATTAGGTATTATTGGAACGGGTCATGATCCTGCGGATGTTGTCCGTCAAAAAATCGAAGAGACGAAAGCCAAAACGAACAACGTGTTTGGTGTGAATATTATGCTACTCAATCCACATGTTGAAGACGTGATTGATGTGATTTGTGAAAGTGGTGTAAAGGTAGTGACAACTGGAGCGGGTAGTCCGGGGAAATATATGGAAAAATTCAAAGCGTTTGGCATTACCGTTATTCCAGTGGTGGCGTCTGTTGCATTAGCCAAGCGTATGGAAAAAGATGGAGCGCATGCCATTATTGTTGAAGGAATGGAAGCGGGTGGGCATATCGGTAAAACGACAACCATGGCACTATTGCCTCAAGTAGTGGACGCTGTATCGATTCCCGTTATTGCAGCCGGTGGTATTGGTGATGGTCGTGGAATGGCTGCTGCACTGATGATGGGAGCAAGCGCTATACAAATTGGGACACGCTTTATCGTAGCGAAAGAATGTCACGCACATGACAATTTTAAACAAGCCGTCATTAAAGCAAAAGATATTGATACGGTGATTACTGGACAAATTACGGGGCATCCCGTTCGTGTCTTACGAAATAAATTAACACGCACGTATTTACAAGCTGAAAAAGAAGAAACGAGTAAAGCATCTCCAGATTTTGCACGATTAGAAGCTTTAGGCAAAGGGGCATTACGCCGTGCAGTCATCGATGGGGATAAAGATAATGGCTCAATGATGGCAGGACAAATTGCTGGCTTAATTCATAAAGAACAAACGTGTGCTGAAATTTTAGAAGAAATGGTAAATGAATGTCGACAAGTCATTTTAGAAAAAGCAGCATTGTGGAGTCATTAA
- the fabD gene encoding ACP S-malonyltransferase, whose protein sequence is MGIGFLFSGQGAQYENMGVDLAQKYEIVKNVYDRAQSILGYDVLALSQEQLNQTRFTQVAVFTLSTAIAKLLQQHHITSDVNAGLSLGEYSALVDAKVLSFEDGLHLLEKRGKFMEIASYEHVSGMLAVMNTPKDVVLSVCQEMSDDMYQVFPANYNMPGQIVISGHQKAVDKAKEKFIELGYKKCLPLVVSGAFHTPLMMSAKEKLMPYLNQHVFDKGIKKVVGNLTATDISTRDDLSDVLAEQIVSPVRFEESIAYMLNEGVDTFIEIGPKKVLSKFVQKINKEVTTLHVENVETFETVLALLQ, encoded by the coding sequence ATGGGCATTGGATTTTTATTTAGTGGGCAAGGTGCTCAATATGAAAATATGGGTGTTGATTTAGCGCAAAAATATGAAATCGTGAAAAATGTGTATGATAGAGCGCAATCTATTTTAGGGTACGATGTATTAGCGTTGTCGCAAGAACAATTAAACCAAACGCGCTTTACACAGGTGGCGGTATTTACATTGAGCACTGCTATAGCAAAGTTATTGCAACAACACCACATCACAAGTGACGTGAATGCTGGCTTAAGTTTAGGCGAATATTCGGCGTTAGTGGATGCAAAGGTGCTGTCGTTTGAAGATGGGTTGCATTTGTTGGAAAAACGAGGAAAATTTATGGAAATTGCCTCTTACGAACACGTTTCAGGGATGTTAGCCGTCATGAATACGCCTAAAGACGTGGTGTTGTCGGTTTGTCAAGAGATGAGTGATGACATGTATCAAGTGTTTCCCGCTAACTATAATATGCCGGGACAAATCGTCATTTCAGGTCATCAAAAAGCGGTTGATAAAGCTAAAGAAAAGTTTATCGAACTTGGCTATAAAAAATGTTTGCCACTTGTCGTTAGTGGAGCGTTTCATACACCGTTAATGATGAGTGCCAAAGAAAAATTAATGCCGTATTTAAACCAACACGTATTTGACAAAGGGATTAAAAAGGTCGTTGGCAATTTAACGGCGACTGATATTAGTACAAGAGATGATTTAAGTGATGTACTGGCTGAGCAAATTGTTAGTCCAGTACGTTTTGAAGAAAGTATTGCATACATGTTAAATGAAGGTGTGGATACGTTTATTGAAATCGGTCCGAAAAAAGTGTTGAGTAAATTTGTACAAAAAATAAATAAAGAGGTAACGACGTTGCATGTCGAAAATGTAGAAACATTTGAAACGGTATTAGCGTTGTTGCAATAG
- the fabG gene encoding 3-oxoacyl-[acyl-carrier-protein] reductase, which translates to MSLKNKTVFVTGSSRGIGKAIAVAFAKEGANIVLNARTNVSQELVAEIESYGVQTLVLLGDVSDFNWAKESVKTIKDTFGTIDVVVNNAGITRDQLLLRMSEDDFDVVQDINLKGAFNILRHVAPVMLKQRSGAIINVSSVVGQAGNIGQVNYSASKAGLIGMTKSAARELASRGVTVNAIAPGYIESDMTDVLSEDVKKAMVESIPLKRIGYADEIAQATLYLAQAKYVTGQVLAVNGGMYM; encoded by the coding sequence ATGAGTTTAAAAAATAAAACAGTGTTTGTGACGGGGAGTTCACGTGGTATTGGAAAAGCGATTGCTGTAGCGTTTGCTAAAGAGGGAGCGAATATTGTGTTAAACGCTCGCACAAATGTATCTCAAGAGCTAGTTGCTGAAATCGAAAGTTACGGTGTGCAAACGCTCGTGTTATTAGGTGATGTGAGTGATTTTAATTGGGCAAAAGAAAGTGTAAAAACGATTAAAGATACGTTTGGTACGATTGATGTCGTTGTCAATAATGCTGGTATTACACGTGATCAATTGTTGCTACGCATGAGTGAAGATGATTTTGATGTGGTGCAAGACATTAATTTAAAAGGTGCGTTTAATATTTTACGACATGTCGCACCAGTAATGTTAAAACAACGTTCAGGTGCCATCATTAATGTGTCGAGTGTTGTCGGGCAAGCGGGAAATATTGGGCAAGTCAACTATTCAGCCAGTAAAGCGGGATTAATCGGTATGACCAAATCAGCAGCTCGTGAATTAGCCTCGCGTGGTGTTACAGTTAACGCCATTGCTCCGGGGTATATTGAATCCGATATGACGGATGTATTGAGTGAAGATGTGAAAAAAGCAATGGTTGAAAGCATACCGTTAAAACGTATTGGGTATGCAGATGAAATTGCCCAAGCAACCCTTTATTTAGCACAAGCAAAATATGTAACAGGACAAGTGTTAGCCGTAAATGGCGGTATGTACATGTAA
- the fabF gene encoding beta-ketoacyl-ACP synthase II gives MNRVVITGLGAITPIGNDVKTYWENLKAGKHGIAPITKFDASQTGIALAAEVKDFDPTLTMDRKEYKRMDLFSQYAVASAVEALNDAGLADLATQTNVERVGVMMSSGIGGLNDMQSGIVKMHDKGPKRVPPLFVPLTIGNMAAGNVSMKVGAKGISLDIVTACASSTNAIGEAFRHIKHGYSDVIIAGGSEGTICEIGIAGFAALTALSTSTNPDRASMPFDQERNGFVMGEGGATLILESLEHAQKRGAKIYAEVVGYGSNSDAYHMTAPTPDGSGAGKAIQLALDEAGITPQQVDYINAHGTSTPTNDSSETTAIKYAFKEHATKVAISSTKSMTGHLLGGAGAIEAIACVKALQEGVLPPTANYQVKDELCDLDYIPNVARQCQATYAISNSLGFGGHNAVLCFKKFIQ, from the coding sequence ATGAATAGAGTAGTGATTACAGGTTTAGGTGCCATTACACCTATTGGGAACGATGTAAAGACGTATTGGGAAAATTTAAAAGCCGGTAAACATGGGATTGCACCCATTACAAAGTTTGATGCTAGCCAAACCGGTATTGCGTTGGCTGCTGAAGTTAAAGATTTTGACCCTACATTAACCATGGATCGAAAAGAATACAAACGTATGGATCTTTTTTCACAGTATGCCGTAGCCAGTGCGGTTGAAGCATTAAATGATGCAGGTTTAGCCGATTTAGCCACACAAACAAATGTTGAACGTGTCGGTGTCATGATGAGTTCGGGAATTGGTGGTTTAAACGACATGCAAAGTGGTATTGTGAAAATGCACGATAAAGGACCAAAGCGTGTGCCACCGTTGTTTGTTCCGTTGACGATTGGGAATATGGCAGCAGGTAATGTGTCCATGAAAGTCGGTGCTAAAGGGATATCGTTAGATATTGTGACAGCATGTGCGTCTTCAACGAATGCGATTGGCGAAGCGTTTCGTCATATTAAGCATGGTTATAGTGATGTCATTATTGCAGGTGGTTCAGAAGGTACCATTTGTGAAATCGGTATTGCGGGTTTTGCTGCATTAACGGCGTTGTCTACATCAACTAATCCAGATCGTGCGTCAATGCCCTTTGATCAAGAGCGTAACGGTTTTGTAATGGGTGAAGGTGGTGCCACCTTAATTTTAGAAAGTTTGGAGCATGCGCAAAAGCGTGGTGCAAAAATTTATGCTGAAGTTGTTGGTTACGGTAGTAATTCGGACGCTTATCATATGACTGCTCCAACGCCTGATGGATCGGGTGCAGGAAAAGCAATTCAATTAGCGCTTGATGAAGCGGGTATTACACCGCAACAAGTCGATTATATTAATGCACATGGGACAAGTACACCGACCAACGATTCATCTGAAACAACCGCTATTAAATATGCCTTTAAAGAGCATGCCACAAAAGTAGCCATTTCAAGTACGAAAAGTATGACGGGGCATTTGCTTGGTGGTGCAGGTGCTATTGAAGCAATTGCATGCGTTAAAGCGTTACAAGAAGGTGTGTTGCCACCAACAGCCAATTATCAAGTGAAAGATGAATTATGCGATTTAGACTATATTCCAAATGTTGCTCGACAATGCCAAGCAACGTATGCCATTAGTAATTCATTAGGTTTTGGTGGTCATAATGCCGTATTGTGTTTTAAAAAGTTTATACAATAA
- the accB gene encoding acetyl-CoA carboxylase biotin carboxyl carrier protein: protein MKFEEIKTLIETLNASDLMYLDIQQNDFSLTLSKRDQADVVRQVPVAEIVKTEETPMKFVETSKETSDVSPIETGQTVNSPLVGVAYLAPSPDAPTFKKVGDVVAVGDVLCIVEAMKIMNEIKSDVAGTISAVLVENQEIVEFGQPLFRIS, encoded by the coding sequence ATGAAATTTGAAGAAATTAAAACATTGATTGAGACGTTAAATGCGTCTGATTTAATGTATTTGGATATTCAGCAAAATGATTTTTCATTGACGTTGTCAAAACGGGATCAAGCGGATGTCGTTCGTCAAGTACCGGTTGCAGAAATAGTTAAAACAGAAGAAACACCAATGAAATTTGTTGAAACATCAAAAGAAACTAGCGATGTGTCGCCGATTGAAACGGGTCAGACGGTCAATAGTCCGTTAGTGGGTGTGGCGTATTTAGCACCTTCACCCGATGCACCAACATTTAAAAAAGTAGGTGATGTGGTGGCTGTTGGCGATGTGTTATGTATCGTTGAAGCAATGAAAATCATGAATGAAATTAAAAGTGATGTAGCCGGTACGATTAGTGCCGTACTCGTTGAAAATCAAGAAATTGTAGAGTTTGGGCAACCCCTATTTCGTATTAGCTAA
- the fabZ gene encoding 3-hydroxyacyl-ACP dehydratase FabZ, translating into MAVLSAQEVMDIIPNRFPILFIDRVDELEEGKHVVCTKNVTINEQVFQGHFPGEPVLPGVFIIEALAQAGSIPLLKMESFKGQTAYLGGVNKVKFRQKVVPGDVLRLQVDIVKLKTYAGIGYGQAFVGDKKVAEAELTFIIGR; encoded by the coding sequence ATGGCAGTATTAAGTGCTCAAGAAGTAATGGACATTATTCCAAATCGTTTTCCAATTTTATTTATCGATCGTGTCGATGAATTAGAAGAAGGGAAACACGTCGTTTGTACAAAAAATGTGACGATCAATGAACAAGTTTTCCAAGGTCATTTTCCGGGTGAACCAGTATTACCGGGGGTATTTATTATTGAAGCGTTGGCGCAAGCAGGCTCAATTCCGTTGTTAAAAATGGAGTCATTTAAAGGGCAAACGGCTTACCTAGGCGGCGTCAATAAAGTGAAATTCCGTCAAAAAGTGGTTCCAGGTGATGTGCTACGTTTACAAGTGGACATTGTCAAATTAAAAACGTATGCAGGTATTGGTTACGGTCAAGCGTTTGTTGGCGATAAAAAAGTCGCAGAAGCAGAATTGACCTTTATTATTGGAAGATAA
- the accC gene encoding acetyl-CoA carboxylase biotin carboxylase subunit — translation MLKKVLIANRGEIAVRVIKACKELGIQTVAIYSQADKTALHVLLADEAICVGPHRSSESYLNKTAILSAAVVTGADAIHPGFGFLSENAEFAKMCEALHIKFIGPSADVINLMGDKANARETMMAAGVPVIPGSDTFLENEDDAVKWANELGYPVILKAVAGGGGKGMRKVYQQEDLISAFQTAQGEAKAAFGDGRMYMEKIIEQARHIEFQILADRYHQVIHVGERDCSLQRNHQKVLEETPSTYLTEELRQQMGKAAVLAAKQVNYENAGTIEFLVDQNKNFYFMEMNTRIQVEHPVTEMATGIDLVEWQLRIASGEKLTIEQKDVVLTGHTIECRINAENPKQNFMASSGKLDFLYLPTGGNGLRVESAMYQGYTIPPFYDSMIAKVIVNGQNRQQAIAKMKRALDELAIEGITTNVSFQEAILEDEAFINGEFDTDYLQTQFLPKFMKASE, via the coding sequence ATGTTAAAAAAAGTTTTAATTGCTAATCGTGGTGAAATTGCTGTACGCGTGATTAAAGCGTGTAAAGAGTTAGGCATTCAAACCGTTGCCATTTATTCGCAAGCGGATAAAACGGCATTACATGTATTATTGGCAGATGAAGCCATTTGTGTTGGACCGCATCGTTCAAGTGAATCTTACTTGAATAAAACGGCGATTTTAAGTGCAGCAGTTGTTACGGGTGCTGATGCGATTCATCCAGGTTTTGGGTTTTTATCCGAAAATGCGGAATTTGCGAAAATGTGTGAAGCGTTGCATATTAAATTTATTGGTCCTAGTGCTGATGTGATCAATTTAATGGGTGATAAAGCCAATGCACGTGAAACGATGATGGCAGCTGGTGTCCCCGTTATTCCGGGTAGCGACACTTTTTTAGAAAATGAAGATGACGCAGTTAAATGGGCAAACGAGCTTGGCTATCCAGTGATTTTAAAGGCAGTTGCTGGTGGTGGTGGAAAGGGCATGCGCAAAGTCTACCAACAAGAAGATTTAATCTCTGCCTTTCAAACAGCGCAAGGTGAAGCCAAGGCAGCATTTGGTGATGGCCGAATGTATATGGAAAAAATCATTGAACAGGCACGTCACATTGAATTTCAAATTTTAGCAGACCGTTACCATCAGGTCATTCATGTTGGTGAACGTGATTGTTCATTGCAACGAAACCACCAAAAAGTATTAGAAGAAACACCGTCAACGTACTTAACGGAAGAATTACGGCAACAGATGGGCAAAGCAGCCGTTTTGGCAGCAAAGCAAGTGAACTATGAAAATGCAGGAACGATTGAGTTTTTAGTCGATCAAAATAAAAATTTTTATTTTATGGAAATGAATACGCGTATTCAAGTCGAGCATCCTGTCACTGAAATGGCAACAGGAATTGATTTAGTCGAATGGCAATTACGCATTGCTAGTGGCGAAAAGTTAACGATTGAACAAAAAGACGTTGTTTTAACGGGGCATACGATCGAATGTCGTATTAATGCAGAAAATCCGAAACAAAACTTTATGGCAAGTTCGGGTAAGTTAGACTTTTTATACTTGCCAACTGGCGGGAACGGGTTACGTGTGGAAAGTGCGATGTATCAAGGGTACACCATTCCGCCGTTTTATGACTCGATGATTGCTAAAGTTATTGTAAACGGTCAAAATCGACAACAAGCTATTGCAAAAATGAAACGTGCGTTAGACGAATTGGCTATCGAAGGGATTACGACAAACGTATCTTTCCAAGAAGCCATTTTAGAAGATGAGGCTTTTATAAACGGCGAATTTGATACGGATTATTTACAAACACAATTTTTGCCCAAGTTTATGAAAGCATCCGAATAG
- a CDS encoding acetyl-CoA carboxylase carboxyltransferase subunit beta encodes MNPFKKRKYITLPTQQDLRQRQSAIPDGLWGKCPHCQTIHYLPDMDTLKICGACGYGYRMHAEERLSETVDESSFIEWLIDMPIANPLDFPDYIQKIEALQEKTGLNEGVVIGQATLSGYPCAIGVMDTQFMMGSMGSVVGEKITTLFERATELSLPVVLFCASGGARMQEGIISLMQMAKISTAVANHSNAGLLYVAVLTDPTTGGVTASFAMEADIIVAEPYTTIGFAGRRVIEQTIKEKLPDNFQSAEVVQQNGFVDCIVKRQLLPTFLSDVLSLHCKGGTHENS; translated from the coding sequence ATGAATCCTTTTAAAAAACGAAAATATATTACTTTACCAACACAACAAGATTTACGCCAAAGACAATCCGCAATCCCCGATGGATTATGGGGGAAGTGTCCGCATTGCCAAACCATCCATTATTTACCAGATATGGATACGTTAAAAATTTGTGGAGCGTGTGGATACGGTTATCGAATGCATGCAGAAGAGCGTTTGTCTGAAACGGTTGATGAGTCGTCATTTATCGAATGGCTAATTGATATGCCAATTGCGAACCCGCTTGATTTTCCCGACTATATTCAAAAAATTGAAGCGTTACAAGAAAAAACAGGTTTAAACGAAGGCGTAGTGATTGGGCAAGCGACACTTTCAGGGTATCCGTGCGCCATTGGTGTAATGGATACGCAGTTTATGATGGGAAGCATGGGTAGTGTCGTTGGTGAAAAAATTACGACACTGTTTGAACGAGCAACCGAGTTGTCTTTACCCGTTGTGTTGTTTTGTGCTTCCGGTGGAGCGCGTATGCAAGAAGGGATTATTTCACTCATGCAAATGGCAAAAATTAGTACGGCTGTTGCCAATCATTCAAACGCGGGGCTTTTGTATGTTGCCGTATTGACCGATCCAACCACAGGCGGCGTAACGGCAAGTTTTGCAATGGAAGCAGATATTATTGTAGCAGAACCATATACGACAATAGGGTTCGCAGGGCGTCGTGTTATAGAGCAAACGATCAAAGAAAAATTGCCGGATAATTTTCAATCAGCAGAAGTTGTACAGCAAAATGGATTTGTGGATTGTATCGTGAAACGCCAATTATTGCCTACATTTTTAAGTGATGTCCTATCGCTGCATTGTAAAGGAGGAACTCATGAAAACAGCTAG
- the accA gene encoding acetyl-CoA carboxylase carboxyl transferase subunit alpha gives MKTASQIVSLARDQKRLTTREWIDLLFTDFIEMHGDRHYADDKAIVGGIAFLDHQPVTVIGTQKGRDLSENIACNFGSPLPEGYRKAARLMKQAEKFNRPIITFVNTAGAYCSSESESRGIGEAIATNLMLMSQLTVPVISIIIGEGGSGGALGLAVGNKVYMMEHSMYSVLSPEGFAAILWKDASKAGQAAEVMKLTPAYLKELNVIDGIFDETKGRSHRRFLPQDEVVQRVKQQLLDDLLHFSTYSKEAIRQHRQERFRAF, from the coding sequence ATGAAAACAGCTAGTCAAATTGTCTCTCTAGCACGCGACCAAAAGCGCTTAACAACACGTGAGTGGATTGATTTACTCTTCACCGATTTTATTGAAATGCACGGTGATCGTCACTATGCTGATGACAAGGCAATTGTTGGTGGTATTGCTTTTTTAGACCATCAACCCGTTACCGTTATTGGCACACAAAAAGGTAGAGACTTGTCTGAAAATATTGCTTGTAATTTTGGGTCTCCTTTACCCGAAGGCTATCGAAAAGCAGCACGCTTAATGAAACAAGCTGAAAAATTCAATCGCCCAATTATTACGTTTGTCAATACAGCTGGAGCATATTGTAGTAGTGAGTCAGAAAGTCGCGGCATTGGTGAAGCGATTGCGACCAATCTCATGTTGATGAGTCAATTAACTGTCCCTGTTATTTCCATTATTATTGGTGAAGGGGGTAGTGGTGGAGCACTTGGGTTAGCAGTAGGAAACAAAGTGTACATGATGGAACATAGCATGTATTCTGTTTTATCACCCGAAGGATTTGCAGCAATTTTATGGAAAGACGCTTCAAAAGCGGGGCAGGCTGCTGAAGTGATGAAATTGACACCTGCCTATTTAAAAGAATTGAACGTCATTGATGGTATTTTTGATGAAACAAAAGGACGTAGCCACCGACGTTTTCTCCCACAAGATGAAGTGGTGCAACGTGTAAAACAACAATTACTCGATGATTTATTACACTTTAGTACGTATAGTAAAGAAGCGATTAGACAGCATCGACAAGAACGGTTTAGAGCGTTTTAA
- a CDS encoding flavocytochrome c — protein MKILKRLFAIMVILVTGVALAACGNTAKQEATTTTTAAKKAEAVTGASEKTYTDPKELKDQYDVVIVGSGGAGMAAAISAKDAGANVAIFEKLPVIGGNTAKSSAGMNASETKYQKEQGIVDENQKFFEESLKGGKNTNDKDLLRFLTEHSAAAIDWLDTLNIHLSNLTTTGGMSVKRTHRPADGSAVGGYLVDGLYGNVTSRKIPTFVNADVIDITQTNGAVSGVVVKINGEEKRISAKAVILATGGFGANAEMVTKFQPQLKGYVTTNSKGTTGDGIKLAETLGAMTVDMDQIQIHPSVEQKTSYLITEAVRGEGAILLNADGKRFFNEMETRDKVSAAINSLTPNHAFVVFDEALKGRVKAITQYEAKGFVVKADTIEELAKKLDMPVDNVKASLDTWNKAVANKNDAEFSRKTAMEHDLSKAPFYAIKVAPGVHHTMGGLKINTNTEVLKADGSVIKGLYAAGEVTGGIHGSNRIGGNAVADIIIFGRQAGTKAAEFVK, from the coding sequence ATGAAAATTTTGAAACGATTATTTGCCATTATGGTGATATTAGTGACAGGGGTTGCGTTAGCGGCATGTGGTAATACCGCAAAACAAGAAGCCACAACGACAACAACGGCTGCTAAAAAAGCAGAAGCCGTAACAGGCGCTTCTGAAAAAACATATACTGACCCAAAAGAGTTAAAAGATCAGTATGATGTTGTTATTGTTGGTTCTGGTGGTGCAGGTATGGCAGCAGCAATTTCTGCAAAAGATGCAGGAGCAAATGTTGCTATTTTTGAAAAGCTCCCCGTTATTGGTGGAAATACGGCAAAATCTTCTGCCGGTATGAACGCTTCAGAAACCAAATATCAAAAAGAACAAGGCATTGTTGATGAAAATCAAAAATTCTTTGAAGAAAGTTTAAAAGGTGGAAAAAATACAAATGATAAAGATTTGTTACGCTTTTTAACAGAACATTCAGCTGCAGCAATTGATTGGTTAGATACATTAAACATTCATTTAAGCAATTTAACAACAACAGGTGGTATGAGCGTTAAACGTACACACCGTCCTGCAGATGGTTCAGCAGTTGGTGGTTACTTAGTAGATGGATTATACGGTAATGTGACAAGTCGTAAAATCCCAACTTTTGTAAACGCCGATGTTATTGATATTACACAAACAAACGGTGCAGTTTCAGGTGTTGTTGTTAAAATTAACGGCGAAGAAAAACGCATTTCAGCTAAAGCGGTTATTTTAGCAACAGGTGGTTTTGGTGCCAATGCAGAAATGGTTACAAAATTCCAACCACAATTAAAAGGCTATGTCACAACAAACTCTAAAGGAACAACAGGGGATGGTATTAAATTAGCAGAAACATTAGGTGCAATGACTGTTGATATGGATCAAATTCAAATTCACCCATCTGTTGAACAAAAAACATCTTACTTAATTACAGAAGCTGTTCGTGGTGAAGGTGCCATTTTATTAAATGCTGATGGTAAACGTTTCTTTAACGAAATGGAAACACGTGATAAAGTTTCAGCTGCCATTAACAGTTTAACACCAAACCATGCATTCGTTGTATTTGACGAAGCGTTGAAAGGTCGTGTAAAAGCAATTACCCAATATGAAGCAAAAGGATTTGTCGTTAAAGCTGATACCATTGAAGAATTAGCGAAAAAATTAGATATGCCAGTTGACAATGTAAAAGCAAGCTTAGACACTTGGAATAAAGCGGTGGCTAATAAAAATGATGCCGAATTTAGCCGTAAAACAGCTATGGAGCATGATTTAAGTAAAGCGCCATTCTATGCAATCAAAGTAGCACCTGGTGTTCATCATACAATGGGTGGTTTAAAAATTAATACCAATACAGAAGTATTAAAAGCTGACGGTTCTGTTATTAAAGGTCTATATGCAGCCGGAGAAGTAACAGGTGGTATTCACGGATCAAACCGTATCGGTGGGAATGCAGTTGCAGATATTATTATCTTCGGACGACAAGCCGGAACAAAAGCAGCAGAATTTGTGAAATAA
- the lysA gene encoding diaminopimelate decarboxylase, translating into MQLHGTATINELGHLTVGGVDTTELAKAYGTPLMIYDEALIREQCRRFHRVLEKSGLHYHVSYASKAFMCKAIVRIMQEENMGLDVVSIGELFNALSADFNPKNIHLHGNNKTIEELHFALDKGIGCIVIDSFDEISRLNQLAMDMGKTPNCLLRVTPGVEAHTHEFISTGSTDSKFGLNIDNGQAFEGVKAILDASHLNLIGLHFHIGSQIFGTDGTRVAINKVFQFFDVLKNKLDFTAQVLNIGGGFGIRYTKDDLSYPIETALEEIVESLKNAAQHYHLPIPQLWLEPGRSIVGEAGYTLYSIGTIKRIPNVRTYVSIDGGMSDHIRTALYGAKYEVALANRMNDKLEEVVTFAGKCCESGDMIAYDIEVPTPQINDLAVVSCTGAYHYAMASNYNQMLRPAVVLVKDGHHKLAIKRETLEDIIKNQL; encoded by the coding sequence ATGCAATTACATGGAACAGCAACAATTAATGAACTTGGACACTTAACCGTCGGTGGAGTCGATACGACTGAATTAGCCAAAGCATACGGGACACCGTTAATGATTTACGATGAAGCCTTAATTCGTGAGCAATGCCGGCGTTTTCATCGTGTATTAGAAAAATCCGGATTACACTATCACGTTTCCTATGCTAGTAAAGCATTTATGTGTAAAGCCATTGTTCGCATCATGCAAGAAGAAAATATGGGATTAGACGTTGTGTCAATTGGCGAATTATTTAACGCCCTTTCTGCCGATTTTAACCCTAAAAACATTCATCTTCACGGAAACAACAAAACAATCGAAGAATTACACTTTGCATTAGATAAGGGCATTGGATGTATCGTAATTGATAGTTTTGATGAAATTTCACGGTTAAATCAATTGGCAATGGATATGGGAAAAACACCTAATTGCTTACTGCGTGTGACGCCAGGCGTTGAAGCACATACCCACGAATTTATTTCAACAGGGTCAACGGATTCTAAATTTGGATTAAACATTGATAACGGTCAAGCCTTTGAAGGTGTAAAAGCGATATTAGATGCTTCGCACTTAAATTTAATCGGCTTACATTTCCATATCGGTTCACAAATTTTTGGAACAGACGGTACTCGCGTTGCCATCAATAAAGTATTTCAATTTTTCGATGTTTTAAAAAATAAATTGGATTTTACCGCGCAAGTTTTAAATATCGGCGGAGGCTTTGGTATCCGTTATACAAAAGATGATTTATCCTATCCAATCGAAACGGCTTTAGAAGAAATTGTGGAATCGTTAAAAAACGCAGCACAGCACTATCACTTACCAATTCCACAATTATGGCTAGAACCGGGACGCTCCATTGTTGGAGAAGCTGGCTATACTCTGTATTCAATTGGAACGATTAAACGTATCCCCAATGTACGAACCTACGTCTCTATTGATGGTGGGATGAGTGATCATATCCGCACCGCTTTGTACGGTGCTAAATACGAAGTGGCACTAGCCAATCGTATGAACGATAAACTTGAGGAAGTGGTGACATTTGCAGGTAAATGTTGTGAATCGGGCGATATGATAGCGTACGACATTGAAGTGCCGACACCTCAAATCAATGATTTGGCAGTTGTCAGTTGTACAGGTGCTTACCATTACGCAATGGCATCTAATTATAACCAAATGCTTCGCCCTGCCGTTGTATTGGTTAAAGACGGTCATCACAAACTCGCCATTAAACGCGAAACTTTAGAAGATATTATTAAAAATCAACTATAA